A genomic stretch from Nasonia vitripennis strain AsymCx chromosome 2 unlocalized genomic scaffold, Nvit_psr_1.1 chr2_random0009, whole genome shotgun sequence includes:
- the LOC116416515 gene encoding uncharacterized protein LOC116416515, with product MIKRLAHYLTYNNFLNLYTACHDDPHFHGTALPFESCYDRYSHPNGLNRMLEDVNNFKFTSISFNTSVNIIEIPFINKLLWRCVSHRHIPDKYLRLREMDLSAVTVSKKTFDLLSDSFAIDKLTLGSTPGGCDEFLTVANLESLSFVNNKNLSLKFLTREKCSSLRSLSFNNCQEVPIERLFDFVKNNTHLAELNFSDSQGRKRHTVDLIMSIFSPSNVTEAFNFNYSACKVFHTEIIPRAVFLGTNALRTLNLENNDYFKDFVTDIIDNAPNLVELNLLGLDFNYPLLLSNLPQLRSIRMNYNHHIVNALISAGPKQTFEVLINNTWGKKRTRVINLANLAGAIHACEQIDFKFVNCRINVPTHVRQELATHGVSLRALDNTVSLLKTL from the coding sequence ATGATCAAACGCTTAGCTCACTATCTTACTTACAATAATTTCCTAAATCTTTACACAGCTTGCCATGATGACCCCCACTTCCATGGCACAGCACTTCCATTCGAATCTTGTTACGATCGGTACTCTCACCCCAATGGTCTGAATAGAATGCTTGAGGATGTCAATAACTTCAAATTCACTAGTATTTCATTCAATACTTCAGTCAATATAATAGAAATTccgtttattaacaaattgttATGGCGCTGCGTCAGCCACAGGCACATTCCTGACAAGTATCTTCGTCTGCGCGAAATGGACCTATCAGCTGTCACTGTCTCTAAGAAAACTTTCGATTTACTCTCGGACAGTTTTGCAATAGACAAGCTCACGTTGGGCAGCACTCCAGGTGGGTGCGACGAATTTCTAACAGTGGCCAACTTGGAATCGCTGAGCTttgtaaataacaaaaatttatcgctTAAGTTTTTAACCAGAGAAAAATGCAGTTCTCTGCGTTCTCTATCGTTTAACAACTGCCAAGAAGTGCCTATCGAACGTCTGTTCGACTTCGTAAAAAACAATACACACCTTGCAGAATTAAATTTCTCAGATTCTCAAGGTAGAAAGAGACACACAGTCGATCTTATTATGTCAATTTTCTCTCCGTCCAATGTCACTGAAGCATTTAACTTCAATTATTCAGCTTGTAAAGTATTCCATACTGAGATCATTCCTCGAGCAGTATTCTTGGGTACGAATGCTCTCAGAACACTCAATCTCGAAAACAACGACTATTTCAAAGATTTTGTTACAGACATCATAGACAATGCGCCAAACCTAGTCGAGTTGAACTTATTAGGATTGGACTTCAATTATCCGTTACTTCTTTCAAATTTACCTCAATTACGATCGATCCGGATGAATTACAACCACCATATTGTAAATGCACTCATTAGTGCTGGTCCTAAACAAACCTTTGAAGTACTCATAAACAATACGTGGGGAAAGAAAAGAACTCGAGTAATCAACCTAGCTAACTTAGCTGGAGCGATTCACGCCTGCGAACAAATAGATTTTAAGTTTGTTAACTGTCGAATCAATGTTCCGACGCACGTTCGCCAAGAGCTCGCTACACACGGCGTTAGTCTACGAGCGTTAGACAATACTGTCTCTTTACTAAAGACTTTGTAA